One genomic segment of Salinigranum rubrum includes these proteins:
- a CDS encoding ATP-binding protein, whose protein sequence is MFDESAFKEIVTEQYTKERKRAEKQYKNGNRAAAARHYRAAASRLTELADLERNGELEKRHRTDAERYRSWAEKLEREPQPQPRQAGSASSEGEGSGRGALRTKGESAEQTEGDETLEAARLLEAPPALTFDDVGGMHDLKQLLIERVVDPLERKELYEEYDLGVVNGILLYGPPGTGKTFIARALAGKLGYNFMNVTTADVVSKYVGEAAQNVRDVFAVAKANQPCMVFFDEFDAVASDRGGDMSSSEKQMVNQFLQSLTDVQGEDVVVVAATNYLDLLDSAVKRSGRFDERIEVPPPDADARVEILKIHLRNRPVLLKEVDWDRVAALTEGYSGSDIELVAENAARLALKERLERDETVYISQTHIEAAIGETPPTIEYDASDGGGDAGEGVA, encoded by the coding sequence ATGTTCGACGAGAGTGCGTTCAAAGAGATAGTTACAGAACAGTACACGAAGGAGCGAAAACGCGCCGAGAAGCAGTACAAGAACGGCAATCGAGCGGCCGCCGCTCGTCACTACCGGGCGGCAGCGTCGCGGCTGACAGAACTCGCTGACCTCGAGCGGAACGGCGAACTGGAGAAGCGTCACCGGACGGACGCCGAGCGCTACCGCTCGTGGGCCGAGAAGTTGGAGCGCGAGCCACAGCCACAGCCGCGGCAAGCGGGGAGCGCGTCGAGCGAGGGAGAGGGGTCGGGGCGTGGCGCGCTCCGGACAAAGGGCGAGTCGGCGGAGCAGACCGAAGGTGACGAGACGCTGGAGGCGGCACGCCTGCTCGAAGCGCCGCCGGCTCTCACCTTCGACGACGTCGGCGGGATGCACGACCTCAAGCAGTTGCTCATCGAGCGCGTCGTCGACCCCCTCGAACGCAAGGAACTGTACGAGGAGTACGACCTCGGCGTGGTCAACGGCATCCTCCTCTATGGGCCCCCGGGGACGGGCAAGACGTTCATCGCGCGGGCGCTCGCGGGAAAACTCGGCTACAACTTCATGAACGTCACCACGGCCGACGTCGTCAGCAAGTACGTCGGCGAGGCCGCCCAGAACGTCCGCGACGTCTTCGCCGTCGCCAAGGCGAACCAGCCGTGTATGGTGTTCTTCGACGAGTTCGACGCCGTCGCCTCCGACCGCGGCGGGGACATGTCCAGTTCGGAGAAGCAGATGGTCAACCAGTTCCTGCAGTCGCTCACGGACGTCCAGGGCGAAGACGTCGTCGTGGTCGCGGCGACGAACTACCTCGACCTCCTCGACTCGGCGGTGAAGCGTTCGGGGCGGTTCGACGAGCGCATCGAGGTGCCGCCGCCGGACGCCGACGCCCGCGTCGAGATACTGAAGATCCACCTGCGGAACCGCCCAGTGTTGTTGAAGGAAGTCGACTGGGACCGCGTCGCCGCGCTCACCGAAGGGTACTCCGGGAGCGACATCGAACTGGTCGCGGAGAACGCTGCTCGACTGGCGCTCAAGGAGCGCCTCGAACGCGACGAGACGGTGTACATCTCACAGACGCACATCGAGGCGGCCATCGGCGAGACGCCGCCGACCATCGAGTACGACGCGAGCGACGGCGGTGGCGACGCGGGCGAAGGGGTCGCCTGA
- a CDS encoding protein kinase domain-containing protein, with amino-acid sequence MVADVTVGDPLPGTEGGVTPPATESEGDGGEPTKRWYYLTLLFLVVTVAYGLSVLALDSAYFLFPGELGMLLWIGVVVASGPLALFFWLDTRAVARANRNPEVVDTSRLLGPWVTGIGGGLTGLVAVFVVPVGILAAVYYQFPLLFAVLWYLGSTRRRALRLAEKSQPPIVDPPFVSPPENESPDEDRPDLPPRLYRKAKRLRERGSDRMADGETAQGNDDHENAASAYREAVDAYTKAVELVDGYAVDDSALRSDLERAKEEYRTVTRVRESATADEYLASARDIARRGDERYADGDRDGAIDLWTEAATVYDRAIEVAAEEDAGDLRRLRQELRAKVTETERERATARRVHAEATADEALARGRAALDDGDHDGAKAAFAEAVEALETARAVAREHDEDATDLDDALGHARRGVVDATLGALEAELATRTGDETTTGRRGSRGLFDRVRRGLDDLEAAESEAFTDDHHDRVASLRERVAIETLREAVVGQLAEMERAERLYAGEKFFEAREVYRRVRASVEALAATESASLTEEVEDELSRVVLACELNVEAIRKAIYESDSTEPLVTTEEIAHGGPLRDEDDLIVDRVLEYLPGYTRVKQLGGGGFADIWVVNGEAGRAALKIPRVSDYETIPESKIRRFVAEAENWQLVANHPNVVDVLQYGEKPVPWLLLELCEGTLRARLDAGAAFDERVVVLAAVGDALGYANAKGIAHLDIKPENVLFDGEGVAKLGDWGLSKVMTEGTITGTGHSLLYAAPEQLDRSLGERDIRTDVYQYGVLAYELLTGEHPFEVGSREAIVPPSKRNPDLPGSVDTTLLKALAYDQTERYEQVVQVRDALTRALGVEA; translated from the coding sequence ATGGTGGCCGACGTGACGGTCGGCGACCCGCTCCCGGGAACCGAAGGAGGGGTCACTCCGCCCGCGACCGAGAGCGAGGGCGACGGTGGAGAGCCGACCAAGCGGTGGTACTACCTCACGCTGCTGTTCCTCGTCGTGACGGTGGCGTACGGCCTCTCGGTGCTCGCACTCGACAGCGCGTACTTCCTCTTCCCGGGCGAACTCGGGATGCTGCTCTGGATCGGTGTCGTCGTCGCCAGCGGCCCCCTCGCCCTGTTCTTCTGGCTCGACACGCGGGCGGTGGCTCGTGCGAATCGGAATCCGGAGGTCGTGGACACTTCGCGGCTCCTGGGACCGTGGGTCACCGGAATCGGCGGCGGTCTCACGGGTCTCGTGGCGGTGTTCGTCGTCCCGGTGGGAATTTTGGCTGCCGTCTACTACCAGTTCCCGCTCCTGTTCGCCGTTCTGTGGTACCTGGGGTCGACGCGCCGGCGAGCGCTGCGCCTGGCGGAAAAATCACAGCCACCCATCGTCGACCCGCCGTTCGTCAGCCCACCGGAGAACGAGTCGCCCGACGAGGACCGCCCCGACTTGCCGCCGCGGCTGTATCGCAAGGCGAAGCGGCTGAGAGAGCGCGGCAGCGACCGGATGGCGGACGGCGAGACGGCACAGGGGAACGACGACCACGAGAACGCGGCGTCGGCGTACCGCGAGGCGGTCGATGCGTACACGAAGGCGGTCGAACTCGTCGACGGCTACGCGGTCGACGACTCCGCACTCCGCAGCGATCTTGAACGGGCGAAGGAGGAGTACCGGACGGTCACGCGCGTCCGCGAGAGTGCGACCGCGGACGAGTACCTCGCCAGCGCGCGAGACATCGCGCGCCGCGGTGACGAGCGGTACGCGGACGGTGACCGCGACGGTGCAATCGACCTGTGGACGGAGGCCGCGACAGTGTACGACCGGGCCATCGAAGTCGCCGCCGAGGAGGACGCGGGCGACCTCCGACGGCTCCGACAGGAACTCCGTGCGAAGGTCACCGAGACGGAACGCGAGCGCGCGACGGCCCGCCGCGTCCACGCGGAGGCGACCGCCGACGAGGCGCTCGCCCGCGGGCGCGCGGCGCTGGACGACGGCGACCACGACGGCGCGAAGGCGGCGTTTGCTGAGGCGGTCGAGGCGCTCGAAACCGCCCGTGCGGTCGCGCGCGAACACGACGAGGACGCGACCGACCTCGACGACGCACTGGGCCACGCGCGGCGCGGTGTCGTCGACGCCACCCTGGGGGCGCTCGAAGCGGAACTGGCCACACGCACTGGCGACGAAACGACCACGGGCCGCCGGGGGAGCCGCGGGCTTTTCGACCGTGTGCGCCGCGGACTCGACGACCTCGAAGCCGCGGAGAGCGAGGCGTTCACCGACGACCACCACGACCGGGTCGCGAGCCTCCGCGAGCGGGTCGCCATCGAGACGCTCCGCGAGGCGGTGGTCGGACAACTCGCCGAGATGGAGCGGGCGGAGCGACTGTACGCGGGCGAGAAGTTCTTCGAGGCGCGGGAAGTGTACCGCCGGGTCCGCGCGAGCGTCGAGGCGCTCGCGGCGACGGAGTCGGCGTCGCTCACCGAGGAGGTCGAGGACGAACTCTCGCGGGTCGTGCTCGCGTGCGAACTGAACGTCGAGGCCATCCGGAAAGCCATCTACGAGAGCGACTCGACCGAACCGCTCGTGACCACCGAGGAGATCGCCCACGGGGGCCCGCTCCGCGACGAGGACGACCTCATCGTCGACCGGGTGCTCGAATATCTCCCGGGATACACGCGCGTCAAGCAACTCGGCGGCGGCGGCTTCGCCGACATCTGGGTGGTCAACGGCGAGGCGGGACGGGCGGCGCTGAAAATCCCCCGGGTGTCGGACTACGAGACCATTCCGGAGTCGAAGATCCGGCGGTTCGTCGCGGAGGCGGAGAACTGGCAACTCGTCGCGAACCACCCGAACGTCGTCGACGTCCTGCAGTACGGCGAGAAGCCCGTCCCGTGGCTCCTCCTCGAACTGTGCGAGGGGACGCTCCGGGCGCGGCTCGACGCCGGCGCGGCGTTCGACGAGCGGGTCGTCGTCCTCGCGGCCGTCGGCGACGCGCTCGGGTACGCGAACGCGAAAGGCATCGCTCACCTCGACATCAAGCCGGAGAACGTCCTGTTCGACGGCGAGGGCGTCGCGAAACTCGGCGACTGGGGGCTGTCGAAGGTGATGACCGAGGGGACGATAACCGGCACCGGCCACAGTCTCCTGTACGCCGCGCCCGAGCAACTGGACCGGAGCCTCGGCGAGCGGGACATCCGCACCGACGTCTACCAGTACGGCGTCCTCGCGTACGAACTCCTGACGGGCGAGCACCCCTTCGAGGTCGGGTCACGCGAGGCCATCGTCCCCCCCAGTAAACGGAACCCGGACCTCCCGGGGTCGGTCGATACGACGCTCCTGAAGGCGCTGGCGTACGACCAGACCGAGCGGTACGAGCAGGTCGTGCAGGTGCGCGACGCGCTCACCAGAGCGCTCGGAGTCGAGGCGTGA
- a CDS encoding PP2C family protein-serine/threonine phosphatase codes for MTRVETAVESDAGLVRTNNEDSTLRVALDGDEGRQWLLAVADGVGGVDGGEVASTAVVSELAAYAKHLRDAGERDAETLLREGLAAAREEFTAYAAAEGFGGAGTTLVAAVVDVDSDSLPTVTVLNVGDSRAYVCGSSGLRQVTTDHTVGRERDAGGRYGHVLSRWVGVEARVDPDVFVEPLDETLLLCSDGLTNELSDEEIREVLEGGGSVADRAAALVERALAHGGRDNVSVVLAAVRD; via the coding sequence GTGACGCGCGTCGAAACCGCCGTCGAGAGCGACGCCGGTCTCGTCCGCACGAACAACGAGGACAGCACCCTCCGCGTCGCGCTCGACGGCGACGAGGGTCGACAGTGGCTGCTCGCCGTGGCCGACGGGGTCGGCGGCGTCGACGGCGGCGAGGTAGCCAGCACTGCCGTCGTCTCCGAACTCGCCGCGTACGCGAAGCACTTGCGGGACGCCGGCGAACGCGACGCCGAGACGCTCCTCCGTGAGGGACTCGCCGCCGCCCGGGAGGAGTTCACCGCCTACGCCGCGGCCGAAGGGTTCGGCGGGGCGGGCACGACGCTGGTCGCGGCGGTGGTGGACGTCGACTCGGACTCCCTGCCGACCGTGACCGTTCTCAACGTGGGAGACAGTCGCGCGTACGTCTGCGGGTCGAGCGGCCTCCGGCAGGTAACCACCGACCACACCGTCGGCCGAGAACGGGACGCCGGCGGGCGGTACGGGCACGTCCTCTCGCGGTGGGTCGGTGTCGAGGCCCGGGTCGACCCCGACGTGTTCGTCGAACCGCTCGACGAAACGCTCCTGCTCTGCTCGGACGGTCTGACGAACGAACTGTCGGACGAGGAGATACGGGAGGTGCTCGAAGGCGGTGGCTCCGTCGCTGACCGCGCCGCGGCGCTCGTCGAGCGGGCACTCGCACACGGCGGGCGGGACAACGTGAGCGTGGTGTTGGCGGCGGTCCGCGACTGA
- a CDS encoding NAD(P)(+) transhydrogenase (Re/Si-specific) subunit beta produces MNLRYLIYGVQILLGLALAITGFMQNDPLMTVAWLVVAVSGAVLFWHDPGGPLEV; encoded by the coding sequence ATGAACCTCCGATATCTCATCTACGGCGTGCAGATTCTCCTCGGTCTGGCTCTCGCAATCACCGGGTTCATGCAGAACGACCCGCTTATGACAGTCGCGTGGTTGGTCGTCGCGGTCTCCGGTGCCGTTTTGTTCTGGCACGACCCAGGTGGGCCTCTCGAAGTGTGA
- a CDS encoding MFS transporter gives MFASRLSERGTWLVVICWFVAVDAVGLQLRGPLLASLEAEFGASPALLGLVAPAGTVGFVATLLVMGSVAGRLDIGRAMRVGVVAVAVCVALLAFVPSFTLYLGVLVLRGVATGVFRALDRPVLSHLYADARGRVFNLYDFAWAVGATLGPVLVVAALAAGSWRLAYGVLAVGFVPVAVALWRLDFPELSGVERPLRLADVRRVLGRTEVTGASVALFVSGGVEGGLFTWLPYYARTVLPSSTASLTLSVLVLGYIPGRLVYSRVAERVGYLPLVLALTAGGTVVLVGVLTLAGTPLLVAVFVLGVLLSGVSPTLTAYAMSAVPSYGGPANAVTTGSVYFGLAVFPPVMGVMLERRGIEAAISLLPVLATLTGVCLVVTFVAVRRRGRVAPI, from the coding sequence GTGTTCGCCTCCCGCCTCTCGGAGCGGGGAACCTGGCTCGTCGTCATCTGCTGGTTCGTCGCCGTCGACGCCGTCGGCCTCCAGCTCCGTGGTCCGCTGTTGGCCTCACTCGAAGCGGAGTTCGGTGCCTCTCCCGCGCTCCTCGGCCTCGTCGCACCCGCGGGAACCGTCGGGTTCGTCGCGACCCTGCTCGTCATGGGTAGCGTCGCCGGACGCCTCGACATCGGACGTGCGATGCGAGTCGGGGTGGTCGCCGTCGCCGTCTGCGTTGCCCTCCTCGCGTTCGTCCCCTCCTTCACCCTCTACCTCGGCGTGTTGGTGCTTCGCGGCGTCGCGACGGGCGTGTTCCGCGCGCTCGACCGTCCGGTGTTGAGCCACCTCTACGCCGACGCGCGCGGGCGCGTGTTCAACCTCTACGACTTCGCGTGGGCCGTCGGTGCGACGCTCGGCCCGGTGCTCGTCGTCGCCGCGCTCGCGGCTGGGTCCTGGCGGCTCGCGTACGGCGTCCTCGCGGTCGGGTTCGTCCCCGTCGCCGTGGCGCTCTGGCGGCTCGACTTCCCCGAACTCTCCGGCGTCGAGCGACCGCTCAGGCTCGCGGACGTCCGGCGGGTTCTCGGCCGGACCGAAGTCACGGGCGCGTCGGTCGCGCTGTTCGTCAGCGGCGGCGTCGAGGGGGGGCTGTTCACCTGGCTCCCGTACTACGCGCGGACCGTCCTCCCCTCCTCGACGGCGAGCCTCACGCTCTCGGTGCTCGTTCTCGGGTACATCCCCGGTCGGCTGGTCTACAGCCGTGTCGCCGAGCGCGTCGGCTACCTCCCGCTCGTCCTTGCGCTCACCGCCGGGGGAACGGTCGTCCTCGTGGGCGTGCTGACGCTCGCCGGGACGCCGCTTCTGGTCGCCGTCTTCGTCCTCGGCGTCCTCCTCTCCGGAGTGTCTCCGACGCTCACGGCGTACGCGATGTCGGCGGTCCCGTCCTACGGCGGGCCGGCCAACGCCGTGACGACGGGGTCGGTTTACTTCGGCCTCGCGGTCTTCCCACCGGTGATGGGCGTGATGCTCGAACGTCGCGGAATCGAGGCTGCGATCTCGCTCCTTCCGGTGCTGGCGACGCTCACGGGAGTCTGTCTCGTCGTCACGTTCGTCGCGGTGCGCCGACGGGGTCGCGTCGCCCCCATCTGA
- a CDS encoding SOS response-associated peptidase, with amino-acid sequence MCGRYTLFTTQPRLEERFGASFPREIEPRYNCAPGQHLPVLTGDAPEEFSFKKWGLVPSWADDGSTSFINARAETVREKRSFAEPFESRRCLVPADGFYEWVERGEGKQPYRVAYEDDRPFAMAGLWERWTPPTRQTGLGEFGGEGSGDSEPVETFTVVTTEPNEVVSDLHHRMAVVLSPDEEETWLRGDADEAFELLDPAPSEGWHAYPVSTRVNSPANDGPDLVEATE; translated from the coding sequence ATGTGTGGCCGATACACGCTGTTCACCACCCAGCCCCGGTTGGAAGAGCGGTTCGGTGCGTCGTTCCCCCGGGAGATCGAACCCCGGTACAACTGCGCGCCGGGACAGCACCTCCCCGTACTGACCGGCGACGCGCCCGAGGAGTTCTCGTTCAAGAAGTGGGGACTCGTCCCGTCGTGGGCCGACGACGGTTCGACGTCGTTCATCAACGCCCGTGCCGAGACGGTGAGAGAAAAGCGGAGTTTCGCCGAGCCGTTCGAATCCAGGCGCTGTCTGGTCCCGGCGGACGGCTTCTACGAGTGGGTCGAGCGAGGAGAGGGGAAACAACCCTATCGCGTCGCCTACGAGGACGACCGTCCCTTCGCGATGGCAGGGCTCTGGGAGCGGTGGACCCCGCCGACGCGACAGACCGGACTCGGCGAGTTCGGGGGCGAGGGGTCGGGAGACTCCGAGCCGGTCGAGACGTTCACCGTCGTGACGACCGAACCGAACGAGGTCGTTTCGGACCTCCACCACCGGATGGCCGTCGTGTTGAGTCCGGACGAGGAGGAGACGTGGCTCCGCGGCGACGCCGACGAGGCGTTCGAGCTCCTCGACCCCGCCCCCTCCGAGGGGTGGCACGCGTACCCCGTCTCGACACGGGTGAACAGTCCCGCGAACGACGGCCCCGACCTCGTCGAAGCGACCGAGTAA
- a CDS encoding glycosyltransferase family 87 protein: MFVVLVGWIVALLVLVDGGLEVARAVDAPLPRRLRNPGPSLIQRLGERVDTRPGFVIGALALAVVLLLYPFVDSALRLADVAAPFRYWDFGAYTGALDRWRAGEPLYVRNEEGGYGGSYLYPPVFLLVVWPFDQLSFDTGALLWELCSVLFLWGSLQLLTRELGHRLRLWERGLVLWALVGFHPLLFSVKQGQISAFLAGFLTLSVVCLLVAERDSPSASTVGYASGACTGFVGVVKLVYAPVGAHLLTDRRRFLGAVGAGVALTVVSLVAFGVEAHVSYLDVIRWGKSEPVRSPLLWMAPYFRPLYALAPFRSRSGSSAASPSSDSRSQREGVRTARRSRWASR; encoded by the coding sequence ATGTTCGTCGTCCTCGTCGGGTGGATCGTCGCACTCCTCGTCCTCGTGGATGGTGGCCTCGAAGTGGCCCGAGCAGTCGACGCCCCGCTCCCGAGACGACTCCGTAACCCGGGTCCGTCACTGATTCAGCGGCTCGGCGAACGGGTAGATACGCGGCCGGGGTTCGTGATCGGCGCGCTCGCGCTCGCGGTCGTATTGCTCCTGTACCCGTTCGTCGACAGCGCCCTGCGGCTCGCCGACGTCGCCGCGCCGTTCAGGTACTGGGACTTCGGCGCGTACACGGGCGCACTCGACCGGTGGCGAGCGGGCGAACCCCTCTACGTGCGGAACGAGGAGGGAGGGTACGGCGGGAGCTACCTCTACCCGCCCGTCTTCCTCCTCGTCGTCTGGCCCTTCGACCAGCTCTCGTTCGACACCGGCGCGTTGCTGTGGGAGCTCTGCTCCGTGCTGTTCCTGTGGGGGAGCCTCCAACTGCTGACGCGTGAACTCGGCCACAGACTCCGACTCTGGGAGCGTGGGCTCGTCCTGTGGGCGCTCGTCGGCTTTCACCCGCTCTTGTTCTCGGTGAAGCAGGGACAGATATCGGCGTTTCTGGCCGGTTTCCTCACGCTCTCCGTGGTCTGCTTGCTCGTCGCCGAGCGTGACTCTCCGAGCGCGTCTACCGTGGGATACGCGAGCGGCGCGTGCACGGGGTTCGTGGGCGTGGTCAAACTCGTCTACGCGCCCGTCGGGGCGCACCTCCTCACCGACCGCCGTCGGTTCCTCGGTGCTGTCGGAGCCGGTGTCGCCCTGACCGTCGTCTCCCTCGTCGCGTTCGGCGTCGAGGCACACGTGAGCTACCTCGACGTCATCCGATGGGGCAAATCCGAGCCGGTCCGGAGCCCGCTCCTCTGGATGGCACCGTACTTCAGACCGCTGTACGCGCTCGCCCCCTTTCGCTCCCGCTCAGGCTCCTCGGCAGCCTCGCCGTCGTCGGACTCGCGCTCGCAGCGAGAGGGGGTGCGGACCGCGAGACGTTCGCGCTGGGCGTCGCGGTGA
- a CDS encoding DUF5805 domain-containing protein: MTDTPDSERTRVQTYVPAYQKDVWQEHADELGMTQSEFVRTMVQAGRRGFLSGKPGQKDGDSGGASSASNPQGTGIENTVVETLSNEGALDWDQLLARLTADVEDRLDEALSELQGENRVQYSGRDGGYVLTDE, encoded by the coding sequence GTGACCGACACGCCCGATTCCGAGCGCACGCGCGTACAGACGTACGTCCCGGCGTATCAAAAAGACGTCTGGCAGGAGCACGCCGATGAGTTGGGGATGACACAGAGCGAGTTCGTTCGAACGATGGTCCAGGCGGGTCGCCGTGGGTTTTTGTCGGGAAAACCGGGTCAGAAAGACGGCGATTCCGGAGGGGCGTCTTCGGCCTCCAACCCCCAGGGTACAGGCATCGAAAACACGGTCGTAGAGACCCTCTCGAACGAGGGTGCGCTCGACTGGGATCAACTCCTCGCGCGCCTCACCGCGGACGTCGAGGACCGACTCGACGAGGCGCTCTCAGAACTTCAGGGCGAGAACCGGGTCCAGTACAGCGGACGCGACGGGGGGTACGTGCTGACCGATGAGTGA
- a CDS encoding acetyl-CoA carboxylase: MTTFTIEAPMPGVFYRSPDPEDPPFVEVGDSVSAGDTVALVGVMKNFYDVTSEKDGVVSEIIAENEAEIEAGAGLITLELDD; the protein is encoded by the coding sequence ATGACGACATTCACCATCGAAGCCCCGATGCCGGGCGTGTTCTACCGCAGTCCAGACCCCGAAGACCCGCCGTTCGTCGAGGTCGGCGACAGCGTCTCCGCCGGCGACACCGTCGCCCTGGTCGGCGTGATGAAGAACTTCTACGACGTCACGAGCGAGAAAGACGGCGTAGTCAGCGAGATCATCGCCGAGAACGAGGCCGAGATCGAGGCCGGTGCCGGCCTCATCACGCTCGAACTCGACGACTGA
- a CDS encoding 5-oxoprolinase subunit C family protein, which yields MIRVLDGGLSTTVQDDGRFGHYHIGMPPSGAMDQYSHTVANYLVGNDPSDATLEMTYKGCDLRFEEDTVIALAGATMAGELAGESVPMWESVEVEAGDELSMQFATEGARTYLAVAGGIDVEPVMGSRSTYTLVGIGGYDGRTLAEGDTLAVGDADTGGLTGRTTPSNAVPSYDDSDPIRVVLGLCDYRLTDESREELCSEPWKVKADADRVGYRLEGVDIEFEPRDQPFGAGPDPSNVVDLGYPVGSIQVSTLPIVLMRDAVTGGGYATVGTVVSSDRNLLGQRRTHEEVYFESVTVDEALDARHEEQALLDEVRESLA from the coding sequence ATGATCCGCGTTCTCGACGGCGGCCTCTCGACGACGGTCCAAGACGACGGACGCTTCGGCCACTACCACATCGGGATGCCTCCCTCGGGCGCGATGGACCAGTACTCACACACCGTCGCGAACTACCTCGTGGGCAACGACCCGTCGGACGCGACCCTCGAAATGACGTACAAGGGGTGTGACCTCCGGTTCGAGGAGGACACCGTCATCGCGCTCGCGGGCGCGACGATGGCCGGCGAACTCGCGGGCGAGTCGGTGCCGATGTGGGAGTCGGTCGAGGTCGAAGCGGGCGACGAACTCTCGATGCAGTTCGCGACCGAAGGGGCAAGGACGTATCTCGCTGTCGCCGGTGGCATCGACGTCGAACCCGTGATGGGAAGCCGGTCGACGTACACCTTGGTCGGTATCGGCGGCTACGACGGCCGAACGCTGGCGGAGGGCGACACCCTCGCGGTCGGCGACGCCGACACCGGGGGACTGACAGGCCGAACGACTCCCTCGAACGCCGTTCCCTCGTACGACGACAGCGACCCTATCCGCGTCGTCCTGGGGCTGTGTGACTACCGGCTCACCGACGAGAGCCGCGAGGAACTCTGCAGCGAACCGTGGAAGGTGAAGGCCGACGCCGACCGCGTCGGCTACCGCCTCGAAGGGGTCGACATCGAGTTCGAACCGCGCGACCAGCCGTTCGGTGCCGGGCCGGACCCCTCGAACGTGGTCGACCTGGGGTACCCCGTCGGCTCCATCCAGGTGTCGACGCTCCCCATCGTGTTGATGCGGGACGCGGTGACGGGAGGCGGGTACGCGACCGTCGGCACCGTCGTGAGCAGCGACCGGAACCTGCTCGGACAGCGACGCACTCACGAGGAGGTGTACTTCGAGTCGGTCACGGTCGACGAGGCACTCGACGCCCGACACGAGGAACAGGCGCTGCTCGACGAGGTCCGGGAGTCGCTCGCGTGA
- a CDS encoding acetyl-CoA carboxylase biotin carboxylase subunit has product MFERVLVANRGEIAIRVINACHELGVEAVAVYSDADETAKHVRHADLAVHVGGSMASKSYLDMDALVDAAHESGAEAVHPGYGFLAENATFARRVVDEGLTWVGPSADVMEQLGEKTKSRKVMQSAGVPIVPGTTDPVTEASEVESFAEEHGYPIAIKADGGGGGRGLKVVDSDDSIPEALQAAKREGEAYFDNPDMYVEKFLENPRHIEVQVIADAHGQVRHLYERDCSLQRRQQKVLEETPSPSLTPELREELCESARHGMAEAGYTNAGTVEFLYEESAASETQRGDGEAVEGDFYFLEVNTRIQVEHPLSEITTGIDLVAWQLRVAAGEELDFSQESVEPRGAAMEFRINAEDAANDFAPRPGELTTYRPPRGIGVRVDDGVDEGDGISPFYDSLVGKFIVHAENREAVIRRSKRALREAAVEGIPTTIPFHRTMLDDERFRNNEHTTKFIDESFDLSTVPAWEE; this is encoded by the coding sequence ATGTTCGAGCGCGTCCTGGTCGCCAACCGGGGAGAGATAGCGATCCGTGTCATCAACGCCTGCCACGAGTTGGGAGTCGAAGCCGTCGCGGTGTACAGCGATGCCGACGAGACGGCGAAACACGTCAGGCACGCGGACCTCGCGGTCCACGTCGGCGGGTCGATGGCGTCGAAGAGCTACCTCGATATGGACGCGCTCGTCGACGCCGCTCACGAGTCGGGCGCCGAGGCGGTCCACCCCGGCTACGGCTTCCTCGCGGAGAACGCGACGTTCGCCCGACGGGTCGTCGACGAGGGCCTCACCTGGGTCGGTCCGTCGGCGGACGTGATGGAACAACTGGGCGAGAAGACCAAGTCTCGAAAGGTGATGCAGTCGGCCGGTGTCCCCATCGTTCCGGGGACGACCGACCCGGTGACCGAAGCTTCGGAAGTCGAATCCTTCGCCGAGGAACACGGCTACCCCATCGCCATCAAGGCCGACGGCGGCGGCGGCGGGCGCGGGCTGAAGGTCGTCGACAGCGACGACTCGATTCCCGAGGCGCTCCAGGCGGCGAAGCGCGAGGGCGAGGCGTACTTCGACAACCCCGACATGTACGTCGAGAAGTTCCTCGAAAACCCCAGACACATCGAGGTGCAGGTCATCGCCGATGCCCACGGGCAAGTCCGCCACCTCTACGAGCGGGACTGCTCCCTCCAGCGCCGACAACAGAAAGTGCTGGAGGAGACGCCCTCGCCGTCGCTCACGCCCGAACTCCGGGAGGAACTCTGTGAATCGGCGAGACACGGCATGGCGGAAGCCGGCTACACCAACGCCGGCACGGTGGAGTTCCTCTACGAGGAGAGCGCTGCGTCGGAGACGCAGCGAGGAGACGGCGAAGCCGTCGAGGGCGACTTTTACTTCTTAGAAGTGAACACTCGCATCCAGGTCGAACACCCCCTCTCGGAGATTACGACCGGCATCGACCTCGTGGCGTGGCAGCTCCGGGTGGCCGCCGGCGAGGAACTCGACTTCTCCCAGGAGAGCGTCGAGCCCCGCGGCGCGGCGATGGAGTTCCGAATCAACGCCGAGGACGCCGCGAACGACTTCGCTCCGCGGCCGGGCGAACTCACGACGTATCGCCCACCTCGCGGCATCGGCGTCCGCGTCGACGACGGCGTCGACGAGGGCGACGGTATCTCGCCCTTCTACGACTCGCTCGTCGGGAAGTTCATCGTCCACGCCGAGAACAGGGAGGCAGTGATCCGTCGGTCGAAACGCGCGCTCCGGGAGGCCGCCGTCGAGGGCATCCCGACGACGATTCCGTTCCACCGGACGATGCTCGACGACGAGCGCTTCCGGAACAACGAGCACACGACGAAGTTCATCGACGAGTCGTTCGACCTGTCGACAGTGCCCGCGTGGGAGGAGTAG